The following are encoded in a window of Coregonus clupeaformis isolate EN_2021a chromosome 34, ASM2061545v1, whole genome shotgun sequence genomic DNA:
- the LOC121550100 gene encoding very-long-chain enoyl-CoA reductase isoform X1 yields MSRTTFFEVEVLDGRTRQQLCFLDKVEPHATIGEIKSLFHKSYQQLYPARQDLKLDPKGKSLRDDDVLQNLPVGTTATMYFRDLGPQVGWTMVFLAEYIGPLFIYLLFYFRVPYIYSHQDAFTSSPYSVVTLACACHTCHYIKRLIETIFVHRFSHGTMPLRTIVRNCVYYWVFSAWLAFYINHPLYTPPSYGDMQVNYALAIFVLCELGNFSIHVALNNLKAEGGPKCKKFPHPTKNPFTWLFFFVSCPNYTYEVGAWASFSVMTQCLPVALFTFLAFIQMTIWAKGKHKTYVREFMDYPNLRMPIIPLLL; encoded by the exons ATGAGCAGAACCACCTTCTTTGAG GtggaggttctggatggcaggaccAGGCAACAGCTGTGTTTTCTAGATAAG GTGGAGCCCCATGCTACAATAGGAGAAATCAAGAGTCTTTTTCACAAGTCAT ATCAACAGTTGTATCCAGCTCGACAGGACCTCAAGCTCGACCCCA AAGGAAAATCACTGAGGGATGACGATGTATTACAAAACCTACCAGTTGGGACCACAGCAACCATGTATTTTAGGGACCTGGGTCCACAGGTCGGGTGGACAATG GTGTTTTTAGCGGAGTACATTGGTCCCCTGTTTATCTACCTCCTGTTCTATTTCCGAGTTCCGTATATCTACTCACACCAGGATGCCTTCACCTCCAGCCCCTACTCAGTGGTCAC aCTAGCCTGTGCCTGTCACACCTGCCACTACATCAAGAGGTTGATTGAGACTATCTTTGTGCACCGGTTCTCCCATGGTACCATGCCTCTCAGGACTATAGTCAGG aACTGTGTATATTACTGGGTCTTCTCAGCATGGTTAGCGTTCTACATCAACCATCCACTGTACACACCACCAT CGTATGGGGATATGCAAGTGAACTATGCACTGGCCATATTTGTG CTCTGTGAGTTAGGGAATTTCTCCATTCACGTGGCCCTGAATAACCTCAAGGCAGAAGGTGGGCCCAAGTGCAAAAAGTTCCCTCACCCGACGAAGAACCCATTCACATGGCTGTTCTTCTTCGTGTCCTGCCCCAATTATACCTACGAG GTAGGAGCCTGGGCGAGTTTCTCTGTCATGACCCAGTGTCTACCAG TGGCCTTGTTCACCTTCTTAGCGTTCATTCAGATGACTATCTGGGCCAAAGGGAAGCATAAAACCTACGTCAGGGAGTTTATGGACTACCCCAATCTGCGTATGCCAATAATCCCGCTCCTCCTCTGA
- the LOC121550100 gene encoding very-long-chain enoyl-CoA reductase isoform X2, which produces MTMVKVEVLDGRTRQQLCFLDKVEPHATIGEIKSLFHKSYQQLYPARQDLKLDPKGKSLRDDDVLQNLPVGTTATMYFRDLGPQVGWTMVFLAEYIGPLFIYLLFYFRVPYIYSHQDAFTSSPYSVVTLACACHTCHYIKRLIETIFVHRFSHGTMPLRTIVRNCVYYWVFSAWLAFYINHPLYTPPSYGDMQVNYALAIFVLCELGNFSIHVALNNLKAEGGPKCKKFPHPTKNPFTWLFFFVSCPNYTYEVGAWASFSVMTQCLPVALFTFLAFIQMTIWAKGKHKTYVREFMDYPNLRMPIIPLLL; this is translated from the exons ATGACAATGGTGAAG GtggaggttctggatggcaggaccAGGCAACAGCTGTGTTTTCTAGATAAG GTGGAGCCCCATGCTACAATAGGAGAAATCAAGAGTCTTTTTCACAAGTCAT ATCAACAGTTGTATCCAGCTCGACAGGACCTCAAGCTCGACCCCA AAGGAAAATCACTGAGGGATGACGATGTATTACAAAACCTACCAGTTGGGACCACAGCAACCATGTATTTTAGGGACCTGGGTCCACAGGTCGGGTGGACAATG GTGTTTTTAGCGGAGTACATTGGTCCCCTGTTTATCTACCTCCTGTTCTATTTCCGAGTTCCGTATATCTACTCACACCAGGATGCCTTCACCTCCAGCCCCTACTCAGTGGTCAC aCTAGCCTGTGCCTGTCACACCTGCCACTACATCAAGAGGTTGATTGAGACTATCTTTGTGCACCGGTTCTCCCATGGTACCATGCCTCTCAGGACTATAGTCAGG aACTGTGTATATTACTGGGTCTTCTCAGCATGGTTAGCGTTCTACATCAACCATCCACTGTACACACCACCAT CGTATGGGGATATGCAAGTGAACTATGCACTGGCCATATTTGTG CTCTGTGAGTTAGGGAATTTCTCCATTCACGTGGCCCTGAATAACCTCAAGGCAGAAGGTGGGCCCAAGTGCAAAAAGTTCCCTCACCCGACGAAGAACCCATTCACATGGCTGTTCTTCTTCGTGTCCTGCCCCAATTATACCTACGAG GTAGGAGCCTGGGCGAGTTTCTCTGTCATGACCCAGTGTCTACCAG TGGCCTTGTTCACCTTCTTAGCGTTCATTCAGATGACTATCTGGGCCAAAGGGAAGCATAAAACCTACGTCAGGGAGTTTATGGACTACCCCAATCTGCGTATGCCAATAATCCCGCTCCTCCTCTGA